In one Mucilaginibacter ginsenosidivorax genomic region, the following are encoded:
- a CDS encoding helix-turn-helix domain-containing protein — MSNKVGQLSLSKFADLYADKLAGADFFVVDEKQLLSLSEYPYRSDGYIIGICTRGTAKVEVNLQVYDARPDAMLLATPFHVLRIYNSSDDFLCRFVVFSKAFLTENSVNSHFLESFSYFKSASIPVIYPDKADAKMILEIYLLIQKKLDREGHPYNVEISRSILMTLLYEIQAIYEKQHIIIKGKQTRKQELNVLFQELVFHHYKEHRNVQYYADALYVSPKHLTETVKEVTGRTAGEWIDDAVILEAKVLLRNHDVSIARVAEDIHFPDQSSFGKYFKKHAGMSPSDYRAVSGH, encoded by the coding sequence ATGAGTAATAAGGTTGGACAATTAAGCTTATCAAAATTTGCCGATCTGTATGCCGACAAGCTGGCCGGCGCTGATTTTTTTGTTGTTGACGAAAAACAGCTGTTAAGTTTAAGCGAATATCCATACCGGTCGGATGGTTATATAATAGGTATCTGCACACGCGGCACGGCCAAGGTTGAAGTTAACCTGCAGGTATACGATGCCCGGCCCGATGCCATGCTTTTGGCAACCCCTTTTCATGTTTTACGAATTTATAATAGCAGCGATGATTTTTTATGCCGTTTTGTTGTTTTCAGCAAAGCCTTTTTAACAGAAAATAGCGTTAATAGCCATTTTTTAGAGTCATTCAGTTATTTTAAAAGTGCGTCTATCCCGGTAATCTATCCGGATAAAGCGGATGCTAAAATGATACTGGAGATTTATTTATTGATTCAGAAAAAATTAGACCGCGAAGGGCATCCCTACAATGTTGAAATTTCTCGGAGTATTTTGATGACCCTGCTTTACGAAATACAGGCCATTTACGAAAAGCAGCACATCATTATAAAAGGCAAGCAAACCCGGAAACAAGAACTGAACGTACTTTTCCAGGAACTGGTTTTTCATCACTATAAAGAACACCGTAACGTGCAGTACTATGCTGATGCGCTTTATGTATCACCTAAACATTTAACAGAAACGGTTAAGGAAGTTACCGGCAGAACGGCCGGCGAATGGATAGACGATGCGGTAATACTCGAAGCCAAAGTATTATTAAGAAACCACGACGTAAGCATCGCCCGCGTTGCCGAGGATATCCATTTCCCCGATCAATCCTCCTTCGGCAAATATTTCAAAAAACATGCAGGCATGTCGCCGTCCGATTACAGGGCGGTATCGGGGCATTGA
- a CDS encoding acyl-CoA dehydrogenase family protein: MNATEPMKAIKGGEFLIRETAADSIFIPEEWNEEQLMIAETCTNFLAQQVTPNLQRIDEQEEGLMRYLMDEAGALGLLGISVPEEYGGFGKDFKTSMLVTEKLGAGHSFSVAFSAHTGIGTMPILYYGTEAQKQKYVPKLASGEWKGAYCLTEPSAGSDANSGKTKAKLSADGKHYLITGQKMWITNAGFADVFTVFAKIDDDENLSAFIVEKDFEGLSLNTEEHKMGIKGSSTRQVFFNDCKVPVENLLSERQNGFKIAVNILNLGRIKLGGGTVGASKDVITASVRYANEREQFGRSISKYGAIKYKLAQQAIRTYASESAVYRACQNMEEATEMLMASGLDETKAKLKGTEQYAIEAAILKVHASEVLDYVTDEGVQIYGGMGYSAEAPMDRAYRDSRINRIFEGTNEINRLLTVDMMLKRAMKGELDLMGPAQKVAGELVSIPDFGAAEDDGLFAKEKKYIANFKKAILMVAGGAVQKLMTQLGKEQEVLMNLADMLIELYVSESLQLRVEKLVGLRGEEACKEQLDIMRIYINDAAEHLAKAGREALNSFAEGDERRMMLMGLKRFTKTEDFNTTQARRNVAAKLIAENKYCF; the protein is encoded by the coding sequence ATGAATGCCACTGAACCAATGAAAGCCATAAAAGGAGGCGAATTTCTGATCAGGGAAACTGCTGCAGACAGCATTTTTATTCCCGAAGAATGGAATGAAGAGCAGTTGATGATTGCCGAAACATGTACCAATTTTCTTGCCCAGCAGGTAACCCCCAACCTGCAACGTATTGACGAGCAGGAGGAAGGACTGATGCGTTATTTAATGGACGAGGCCGGCGCGCTTGGCCTATTAGGCATATCGGTACCCGAAGAATACGGCGGCTTTGGTAAAGATTTTAAAACATCTATGCTGGTTACCGAGAAATTGGGGGCTGGGCATTCGTTTTCTGTTGCGTTTTCGGCACATACAGGTATAGGTACCATGCCGATACTGTATTACGGTACCGAAGCGCAAAAACAAAAATATGTTCCTAAACTGGCAAGCGGCGAGTGGAAAGGCGCTTATTGCCTAACCGAGCCATCCGCAGGCTCGGATGCCAACTCAGGCAAAACAAAGGCGAAGCTATCTGCTGATGGTAAACATTATCTCATCACAGGTCAAAAAATGTGGATCACCAATGCGGGCTTCGCCGATGTCTTTACTGTTTTTGCCAAAATAGATGATGATGAAAACCTGAGTGCCTTTATTGTCGAGAAAGATTTTGAAGGTCTTTCATTAAATACCGAAGAACACAAAATGGGTATCAAAGGGAGCTCGACCCGGCAGGTGTTTTTTAACGATTGCAAAGTACCGGTAGAGAACCTGCTGTCCGAACGCCAGAACGGGTTCAAGATAGCGGTTAATATATTAAATCTTGGCCGTATCAAATTAGGTGGCGGTACGGTAGGGGCAAGCAAGGATGTAATTACCGCATCGGTGCGTTATGCCAACGAACGCGAACAGTTTGGCCGCTCTATTTCAAAATACGGAGCTATAAAATATAAATTGGCCCAACAGGCTATCCGCACTTATGCGTCGGAGTCGGCAGTGTACCGTGCCTGTCAGAATATGGAGGAAGCTACCGAAATGCTGATGGCATCAGGACTTGATGAAACCAAAGCCAAATTAAAAGGAACTGAGCAATATGCCATTGAAGCTGCAATCCTTAAAGTTCATGCATCCGAAGTTTTGGATTATGTAACCGATGAGGGTGTACAAATATATGGTGGTATGGGCTACAGCGCCGAGGCACCAATGGACAGGGCGTACCGCGATTCAAGGATCAACCGGATCTTTGAGGGAACTAACGAAATAAACCGGTTGTTAACGGTTGATATGATGCTTAAACGCGCTATGAAAGGCGAACTTGACCTGATGGGGCCGGCTCAAAAAGTAGCAGGCGAACTGGTAAGCATCCCCGATTTTGGCGCGGCTGAAGATGATGGACTGTTTGCTAAAGAAAAGAAATATATAGCCAATTTTAAAAAGGCCATATTGATGGTAGCAGGCGGCGCCGTGCAAAAACTGATGACACAATTGGGTAAAGAGCAGGAAGTGCTGATGAACCTGGCCGACATGCTGATAGAGCTTTACGTGAGCGAATCGTTGCAACTGCGGGTAGAAAAGCTGGTAGGCTTAAGAGGAGAAGAAGCCTGCAAAGAACAACTGGATATCATGCGCATATATATTAACGATGCGGCAGAGCATCTTGCAAAAGCAGGCAGGGAGGCATTAAACTCATTTGCCGAAGGCGATGAAAGAAGAATGATGCTGATGGGACTTAAGCGTTTCACCAAAACCGAAGATTTTAATACCACCCAGGCACGCAGGAATGTTGCCGCAAAACTGATAGCCGAAAATAAATATTGTTTTTAA
- a CDS encoding electron transfer flavoprotein subunit beta/FixA family protein gives MKVLVCISQVPDTSTKIVLKNNNTAISSDGVTYVINPYDEWYALIRAIELKESGIATQVHLITVGSANVEPVIRKALALGGDEAVRIDADSNDPYETAGYIAEYAAGAGYDLILCGKESIDYNNGTTGTMLAGLLDIDYIGFATGIQVEGNTAVVTREIEGGEETDVCNLPVVISCQKGVAEARIPNMRGIMAARTRPLKVVMPTKIAPLTQILAYELPPAKAGIKLVSPDNMDELVALLHTEAKVI, from the coding sequence ATGAAAGTATTAGTGTGTATAAGCCAGGTGCCGGATACCAGTACCAAAATAGTATTAAAAAATAACAATACCGCCATCAGCAGCGATGGGGTTACTTATGTAATTAACCCTTACGATGAATGGTATGCCCTCATCCGGGCGATAGAACTAAAAGAAAGTGGCATAGCTACCCAGGTGCACCTCATCACTGTTGGTTCTGCCAATGTCGAGCCAGTGATCCGGAAAGCACTTGCACTGGGTGGCGATGAAGCCGTCCGCATTGATGCCGATAGCAATGATCCTTATGAAACTGCCGGTTATATAGCCGAATATGCTGCCGGGGCCGGTTATGATCTTATTTTATGCGGCAAAGAATCTATCGATTACAATAACGGTACTACAGGCACCATGCTGGCCGGGTTGCTGGACATTGATTATATTGGCTTTGCAACAGGTATACAGGTAGAAGGTAATACGGCAGTGGTAACCCGTGAAATAGAAGGCGGCGAGGAAACCGATGTTTGTAACTTACCTGTGGTAATATCCTGCCAAAAAGGTGTTGCCGAAGCGCGCATACCCAACATGCGTGGTATAATGGCTGCGCGTACACGACCGTTAAAGGTTGTTATGCCTACAAAAATAGCACCGCTTACCCAAATATTAGCGTATGAATTACCGCCAGCCAAAGCCGGGATAAAACTTGTAAGCCCCGATAATATGGACGAGTTGGTAGCATTGCTGCATACCGAGGCCAAAGTAATCTGA
- a CDS encoding acyl-CoA thioesterase yields MEFFYKGQVLWSQIDSNQHMRHSAYADFAAQARITMLENLGLKLPKLYEYKIGPVLFREELIYLREIGINDLIRVSCELISSRPDGSRWAIRHELYRGDGVKAAIVNAEGAWIDMEKRRLAILPAELSQMFMNAPRSSDYIEERKPESD; encoded by the coding sequence ATGGAATTTTTTTATAAAGGCCAGGTATTATGGTCGCAAATAGATTCAAACCAGCACATGCGGCATTCCGCTTATGCCGATTTTGCAGCACAGGCACGTATAACCATGCTGGAAAACCTGGGTTTAAAACTCCCCAAACTTTATGAATATAAAATAGGCCCCGTATTGTTCAGAGAAGAATTGATTTACCTGCGCGAGATTGGAATTAATGACCTGATCCGGGTAAGCTGCGAACTTATCAGCTCGCGGCCCGACGGTTCCCGCTGGGCAATAAGGCACGAGTTGTACCGGGGCGATGGCGTTAAAGCCGCAATAGTAAATGCCGAAGGGGCCTGGATAGATATGGAAAAACGCAGGCTGGCCATATTACCCGCAGAACTAAGCCAGATGTTTATGAATGCCCCCCGGAGTAGTGATTATATTGAAGAACGCAAACCTGAAAGTGATTAA
- a CDS encoding DUF2147 domain-containing protein: MSASKKQPIRFALTLLTLLSVSVCVKAQADRIEGMWYNDVKSAKIQITKENNGKFYGKVVWLKEPLKNGKPKVDEMNVDEKLRTRPRLGLPVLADFEKDGDDKYTGGTIYDPLNGKTYSCKITYKGKTLDIRGYIGISLFGRTTTWSRAE, translated from the coding sequence ATGTCTGCATCAAAAAAACAACCTATCCGTTTTGCACTAACCCTGCTAACTCTGTTATCGGTAAGCGTATGCGTAAAAGCACAGGCAGACAGAATTGAGGGCATGTGGTATAACGATGTAAAAAGCGCCAAAATCCAGATCACAAAAGAAAACAATGGTAAGTTTTATGGCAAGGTAGTGTGGCTTAAAGAACCCCTTAAAAACGGCAAACCAAAAGTTGACGAAATGAACGTTGACGAAAAATTGCGCACACGGCCCCGGCTGGGCCTACCTGTATTGGCCGATTTTGAAAAAGACGGTGACGACAAGTATACAGGCGGCACCATTTATGATCCGCTAAACGGTAAAACATACTCCTGCAAAATAACCTATAAAGGCAAAACCTTAGATATCCGCGGCTATATCGGCATTTCGCTGTTTGGGCGTACCACCACCTGGTCGCGGGCCGAATAA
- a CDS encoding acyl-CoA-binding protein: MTDLKNTFEKAVAESKQLPSKPDNETLLSLYSLYKQATAGDIDTQNTPAMFDFVAKAKYDAWLKLQGMAADVAMQLYINLVASLKGG, from the coding sequence ATGACCGATTTAAAGAACACCTTTGAAAAAGCGGTTGCCGAAAGCAAACAACTGCCATCAAAACCGGATAACGAAACACTGTTAAGCTTATACAGTCTGTACAAACAGGCAACAGCAGGCGATATTGATACTCAAAATACTCCGGCGATGTTTGATTTTGTGGCCAAAGCAAAATATGATGCCTGGCTAAAACTGCAGGGTATGGCCGCCGATGTTGCAATGCAGCTATATATTAATTTGGTAGCAAGTCTGAAAGGCGGATAG
- a CDS encoding 3-hydroxyacyl-CoA dehydrogenase/enoyl-CoA hydratase family protein, with translation MDAKRIIKKVAVLGSGVMGSRIACHFANTGVQVLLLDIVPKDAPPDDKKARNKIVNDALDFALKSNPSPIYLKSFAKRITTGNFTDDMPKIADCDWVIEVVVERLDIKRQVFETVEKYRKPGTLITSNTSGIPIHLMAEGRSDDFKKHFCGSHFFNPPRYLKLLEIIPTKDTSANVVDFLMDYGSKYLGKTTVLAKDTPAFIGNRIGVFSIMSVLQYVEKTGMTVEEVDKLTGPVIGHPKSATFRTNDVVGLDTMVHVANGLYQNAPADEARDLFKVPSFVDGMVKNNWLGSKTGQGFYKKEKVDGVNQFYALDLKTLEYKPSQKVKFASLETTKAIDSLPARLKILIAAKDKAGDFYRATFYELFAYAGNRIPEIADELYKIDAATKAGFGWEMGPFEKWDALGVEDTVKAMEAAGNKPAQWVYDMLAAGAKSFYKIENGKRLYYDIPAKGYKTIPGTEGFILLDTIRATNTVWKNSGTTITDIGDGILNLEFHTKMNTIGGEVIEGINKAITLAETSYKGLVMSNEGANFSAGANVGMIFMMAVEQEFDELNVVVKTFQNTMMRIRYSSIPVVIAPHQMALGGGCEMCLHADKVVAHAELYMGLVEFGVGLIPGGGGTKEFALRLSDELQEGDVELNNFRDRFLTIGQAKVSTSAYEAFEFGYLKKGRDVVVVSRDRLLAEAKQQCLQMANEGYVQPIPRSDIRVLGKQALGLGYVGANTMYSGNYISEHDVKISQKLAYVLSGGDLSQPSIVSEEYLLNLEREAFISLCAEKKTLERIQSILTGGKVLRN, from the coding sequence ATGGATGCTAAACGAATTATAAAAAAAGTTGCAGTACTGGGGTCGGGAGTAATGGGTAGCCGCATAGCCTGCCATTTCGCAAATACCGGCGTACAGGTGCTGTTGCTTGATATTGTACCTAAAGATGCCCCGCCGGATGATAAAAAAGCCCGGAATAAAATTGTTAACGATGCGTTGGATTTTGCTTTGAAATCCAATCCGTCGCCCATTTATCTAAAATCATTTGCTAAACGTATCACCACCGGGAATTTTACCGACGATATGCCCAAAATTGCCGATTGCGATTGGGTTATCGAGGTAGTTGTTGAACGGCTTGACATTAAACGCCAGGTATTTGAAACAGTAGAAAAATACAGGAAACCCGGTACACTCATTACCTCAAACACCTCCGGAATCCCTATACATTTAATGGCCGAAGGCCGGAGCGATGATTTTAAAAAGCATTTTTGCGGCAGCCACTTTTTTAACCCGCCCCGGTATTTAAAACTATTGGAGATCATCCCCACAAAAGATACATCAGCAAACGTTGTTGACTTTTTAATGGACTATGGCAGCAAGTACCTGGGCAAAACCACCGTTTTGGCCAAAGATACCCCTGCATTTATAGGCAACCGCATTGGGGTGTTCAGCATCATGAGCGTGCTGCAATACGTAGAGAAAACCGGCATGACGGTGGAAGAAGTAGATAAGCTGACCGGGCCGGTAATAGGCCATCCTAAATCGGCAACGTTCCGCACCAATGATGTGGTGGGTTTAGATACCATGGTACACGTTGCCAACGGCCTTTATCAAAACGCCCCGGCTGATGAAGCCAGGGACTTATTTAAGGTGCCATCATTTGTAGATGGCATGGTAAAAAATAACTGGCTGGGCAGTAAAACGGGCCAGGGCTTTTATAAAAAGGAGAAAGTTGATGGCGTAAACCAGTTTTATGCCCTCGATTTAAAAACGCTGGAATATAAGCCTTCTCAAAAAGTAAAATTCGCCTCGCTGGAAACTACCAAAGCAATTGACAGTCTTCCGGCCCGCCTCAAAATCTTAATCGCTGCAAAAGATAAAGCCGGTGATTTTTACCGGGCAACGTTTTACGAGTTATTTGCATACGCCGGTAATCGTATTCCCGAAATAGCCGATGAGCTTTATAAAATAGATGCAGCCACAAAGGCCGGCTTTGGCTGGGAAATGGGCCCTTTTGAAAAATGGGACGCGCTGGGTGTTGAAGATACCGTAAAAGCTATGGAAGCAGCAGGCAATAAACCTGCCCAATGGGTATATGATATGCTTGCCGCCGGTGCAAAAAGCTTCTACAAAATTGAGAATGGTAAACGGTTGTATTACGATATTCCGGCAAAAGGCTACAAAACAATTCCGGGCACCGAAGGATTTATATTGCTGGATACCATCCGTGCTACAAATACCGTATGGAAAAACAGCGGAACCACCATTACCGATATTGGCGATGGTATATTAAACCTGGAGTTTCATACTAAAATGAATACCATAGGCGGCGAAGTAATTGAGGGCATTAACAAGGCTATTACCCTTGCCGAAACCAGCTACAAAGGCCTGGTAATGTCAAACGAAGGTGCCAATTTTAGTGCCGGGGCAAATGTAGGTATGATATTTATGATGGCTGTTGAGCAGGAGTTTGACGAGCTGAATGTGGTAGTGAAAACCTTCCAGAATACCATGATGCGGATCCGTTACTCATCTATCCCGGTTGTAATAGCGCCTCATCAGATGGCTTTGGGAGGTGGCTGCGAAATGTGTTTACATGCCGATAAAGTGGTAGCCCATGCCGAATTATATATGGGTTTGGTTGAATTTGGCGTTGGTTTGATACCCGGCGGCGGCGGAACAAAGGAATTTGCCCTGCGGCTTTCGGATGAGTTACAGGAAGGTGATGTTGAGCTGAATAATTTCCGCGACAGGTTTTTAACGATTGGCCAGGCAAAGGTATCTACATCGGCCTATGAGGCTTTTGAGTTTGGGTATCTTAAAAAGGGACGGGATGTGGTAGTAGTATCGCGCGACAGGTTGCTTGCCGAAGCAAAACAACAATGCCTGCAGATGGCAAATGAGGGATATGTGCAGCCTATTCCGCGCAGCGATATCAGGGTATTGGGCAAGCAGGCCCTTGGCCTTGGGTATGTGGGCGCCAATACCATGTACAGCGGCAACTACATTAGCGAACATGACGTAAAAATATCCCAGAAGCTGGCCTATGTGCTTTCGGGAGGCGATTTATCTCAGCCCTCGATAGTAAGCGAAGAGTATTTGCTGAACCTGGAGCGCGAAGCCTTTATTTCGCTTTGCGCCGAAAAGAAAACGCTTGAACGGATACAATCTATTTTAACAGGCGGAAAAGTGTTAAGGAACTAA
- a CDS encoding electron transfer flavoprotein subunit alpha/FixB family protein, whose translation MSVIVLIEHTGGTIKKKNFEAVHYATQIAKQTGTTVTALVLGAVAAAEMESLGQYGAQKVLHVADSRLDELHARAYAGALIAAAQNEGSKIIVTLHDIGGRMVAPRVAVKLGAGLVAGALSYPDTEKGFVIKKAVFSGKAFAYVNILSDVKVIMLMPNTFPATKIEGRAAIEQLDVSFGEGDFGVKVKAVNKVTGEVALADAELVVSGGRGMKGPENWGILEELAKELGAATACSRPVADSHWRPHHEHVGQTGGTVRPNLYIAVGISGAIQHLAGVNGSKIIVVINKDPEAPFFKAANYGVVGDAMEILPRLTAAVRKFKQQHK comes from the coding sequence ATGTCTGTAATTGTATTGATAGAACATACCGGGGGAACGATAAAAAAGAAAAATTTTGAGGCTGTACACTATGCAACGCAAATAGCTAAGCAAACGGGTACCACGGTAACTGCCCTTGTTTTAGGCGCCGTTGCCGCTGCCGAAATGGAAAGCCTTGGCCAATATGGCGCTCAAAAAGTTTTACATGTTGCTGATAGCCGTCTAGACGAGTTGCATGCGCGGGCTTACGCCGGCGCATTGATAGCTGCAGCGCAAAATGAAGGGAGTAAAATAATTGTAACGCTTCATGATATCGGTGGCAGGATGGTTGCCCCGCGGGTGGCCGTGAAATTAGGGGCCGGCTTGGTGGCGGGTGCATTGTCGTATCCCGATACCGAAAAAGGATTTGTGATTAAAAAAGCCGTATTCTCGGGCAAAGCTTTTGCCTATGTAAATATTTTAAGCGATGTAAAGGTAATTATGCTGATGCCGAATACTTTCCCGGCAACTAAAATTGAAGGGAGAGCAGCTATAGAGCAATTGGATGTAAGCTTTGGCGAAGGAGATTTTGGCGTAAAAGTGAAAGCCGTAAATAAAGTGACCGGCGAGGTGGCGCTTGCTGATGCCGAACTGGTTGTCTCCGGCGGCCGCGGAATGAAAGGGCCCGAAAACTGGGGCATACTGGAAGAGCTGGCAAAAGAACTGGGCGCTGCTACAGCCTGCTCGCGCCCGGTGGCCGATTCGCACTGGCGGCCACATCACGAGCATGTTGGCCAAACAGGCGGTACGGTGCGCCCCAATTTATATATAGCGGTGGGCATATCAGGCGCCATCCAGCACCTGGCGGGTGTTAACGGTTCAAAAATAATTGTGGTAATTAACAAAGATCCTGAAGCTCCTTTTTTTAAAGCTGCCAATTACGGTGTTGTGGGCGATGCCATGGAGATTTTGCCAAGGCTGACGGCCGCCGTCAGGAAGTTTAAGCAACAGCATAAATAA
- a CDS encoding SGNH/GDSL hydrolase family protein: protein MKTLKQHIYIIAGLLLLGACKPEIHTPKPVAGSADFSRYISVGNSLTAGYADGGLYLAGQQVSYPSIIGKQMQAVGGGAFTQPLFSTAQSNGSGYLSLTGFNADGTPITTPVTTNLGIRGQVTVPGFGNVILYTKYSGDINNYGVPGIKLLHITYAPYGNLNGYFERLLPGNPPTNSTTYLDFVMAKPFTFFSNWLGNNDALSYATSGGAGDVLTDKNTFAYLYNVLITTLTAKGQKGVVATIPDVTSIPYFNTITVSAILAGVQKANPAAQALYIKALVSGSTYAPRAATTNDLIVLTFPTSKIGQPVATPFGNLPYGLTPYTPIDNQYVLDEKEAALTEDYVTSYNNTIKTIAIAKGLAIFDAYTFLRNIKQNGLVVDGVSVNSNYISGGLFSLDGVHLTPRGYAIVADEFIKAINDKYNSSIPRVNISDYNGVKFP from the coding sequence ATGAAAACACTTAAACAGCATATTTATATTATTGCAGGTTTACTTTTATTAGGTGCCTGCAAGCCCGAGATCCATACTCCAAAACCGGTTGCCGGCTCGGCCGATTTCTCGAGGTACATATCGGTAGGTAATTCACTTACAGCAGGCTATGCCGATGGTGGTTTATACCTGGCTGGGCAACAGGTATCCTACCCCAGCATTATTGGCAAGCAAATGCAGGCGGTGGGTGGCGGAGCGTTTACCCAGCCATTGTTCAGCACAGCGCAATCAAACGGATCGGGTTATTTGTCGTTAACCGGCTTTAATGCCGATGGTACGCCAATAACTACCCCGGTTACCACAAACCTTGGTATCCGTGGCCAGGTAACTGTACCGGGGTTTGGCAACGTTATTTTATATACCAAATACTCGGGCGATATTAATAACTATGGTGTACCGGGTATTAAGCTACTACATATTACTTATGCGCCCTATGGCAACCTTAACGGGTATTTTGAACGCCTGCTGCCGGGAAATCCGCCAACAAACTCAACCACCTATCTTGATTTTGTAATGGCAAAGCCATTTACCTTTTTCTCAAACTGGCTGGGGAACAATGATGCTTTAAGTTATGCTACATCAGGCGGAGCCGGAGATGTGCTGACAGATAAAAACACATTTGCCTATTTGTATAATGTATTGATTACAACCCTTACCGCCAAAGGCCAAAAAGGCGTAGTTGCGACGATACCCGATGTAACGTCTATACCTTATTTTAATACCATTACCGTTTCGGCCATATTGGCTGGTGTACAAAAAGCAAACCCGGCTGCCCAGGCGCTTTATATTAAGGCACTGGTTTCGGGTAGTACTTATGCCCCACGCGCGGCTACAACCAATGACCTTATTGTACTTACCTTCCCGACAAGCAAAATTGGCCAGCCGGTTGCAACACCCTTTGGCAACCTGCCTTATGGCTTAACCCCTTACACACCTATAGATAACCAATATGTACTTGATGAAAAAGAGGCTGCACTTACCGAAGACTATGTTACATCATACAACAATACCATAAAAACGATAGCGATAGCAAAAGGCCTGGCCATTTTTGACGCCTACACCTTTCTGCGAAATATAAAACAAAACGGACTGGTAGTTGACGGGGTAAGTGTTAATTCCAATTATATCAGCGGAGGTCTGTTTTCATTAGATGGGGTGCACCTCACACCACGCGGTTATGCTATAGTGGCCGATGAATTTATCAAAGCCATTAATGATAAATACAATTCGTCTATCCCGCGGGTAAATATTTCAGATTATAATGGGGTTAAATTCCCTTAA
- a CDS encoding OmpP1/FadL family transporter, which produces MRKVLLLMLFIAPLTAFSQGFQVNLEGQKQIGMGHTGVGTLQDGASVFFNPGAVAMLPENYIQGGISPLFFKSDFNPAGTSVQNRTSNKIATPFEFYGVWGPKSSFWKLGLGVYTPFGGLTDWGNTWQGKYVLESLNLKAIYFQPTLSIKLADFLSIGGGFVYNHGSVDLTRAIPLANSSGEPGQAELKGSGKGYGWNAGIYIKTESGVTVGITHRSQVNTTISNGNAIFKVPTSIQSSFPQPNTFTSTIPLPATNSIGFGFYPCSKWILALDVNIVNWDAYKTLSFDYKTNTSALQDTHSARNYQQAYSFRGGAQYKATNNVALRFGGGYASTAVADGYVTPEAPDANRVYGTLGLGYTLAKHLDIDISFEYEHLMQRTQTNIESQLSGTFKTDVYIPGISLAYHW; this is translated from the coding sequence ATGAGAAAAGTTTTACTTTTGATGCTTTTTATAGCACCGCTAACGGCTTTTTCCCAGGGTTTCCAGGTAAACCTGGAAGGGCAAAAGCAAATAGGTATGGGCCATACCGGGGTGGGTACCCTTCAGGATGGTGCTTCGGTATTTTTTAACCCCGGTGCAGTAGCCATGCTGCCAGAAAACTACATACAGGGCGGTATAAGCCCGTTATTTTTCAAATCTGATTTTAATCCGGCCGGCACATCGGTTCAAAACCGCACTTCCAATAAGATTGCAACTCCATTCGAGTTTTACGGGGTTTGGGGGCCAAAATCGTCTTTTTGGAAATTAGGCCTTGGTGTTTATACACCCTTTGGCGGTTTAACCGATTGGGGTAACACCTGGCAGGGTAAATACGTGCTGGAAAGCCTTAATCTGAAAGCTATTTATTTTCAACCTACACTAAGCATTAAACTGGCCGATTTCCTGAGTATTGGCGGCGGTTTTGTTTATAACCACGGCAGTGTTGACCTTACGCGTGCCATACCCCTGGCAAACAGCTCCGGTGAACCGGGCCAGGCCGAATTGAAAGGCAGCGGCAAAGGCTACGGATGGAATGCCGGTATCTACATTAAAACAGAATCGGGCGTAACGGTTGGGATAACTCACCGTTCGCAGGTAAATACCACCATTTCTAATGGTAATGCTATTTTTAAGGTACCTACATCAATACAAAGCAGTTTCCCCCAGCCTAATACATTTACTTCAACTATTCCGTTACCGGCCACCAACTCTATCGGCTTTGGCTTTTATCCTTGCAGCAAATGGATCCTGGCACTTGATGTTAACATAGTTAACTGGGACGCTTATAAAACACTATCATTTGATTATAAAACCAATACCTCCGCTTTGCAGGATACCCACTCGGCCAGGAATTACCAACAGGCGTATAGTTTCCGTGGGGGGGCTCAATACAAAGCTACCAATAATGTTGCCCTGCGGTTTGGTGGCGGCTATGCCAGCACTGCTGTTGCAGATGGTTATGTAACGCCCGAAGCCCCGGATGCCAACCGTGTTTATGGCACACTGGGCTTAGGTTATACATTAGCCAAGCACCTGGATATAGATATCTCGTTTGAGTATGAACACCTGATGCAGCGTACCCAAACCAATATCGAATCGCAGCTATCGGGAACATTTAAAACTGATGTATATATCCCAGGTATCTCATTGGCTTATCACTGGTAA